The genomic interval CATTTCTCTACAAATTTTTAAAAAGTCTTTTGCTTTTTCTTCATCTGTCTTTCCTAACCCTATTTGTCTTGATTGTAGTGAAAAACCTGTATGTCCAATAACTGGAATACCCGCATCAACTAAGGCTTTTATTATTGGGATAATTTCTAAACCACCTTCAAGCTTTACTGCATCAACATCTGCTTCTACTATAAATCTTCCTGCATTTTTTATTGCAACATCAATATTTCTATATGATAAAAATGGCATATCTCCCATTACAAAAGCATTTGGTGCTCCTTTTCTAACTGCTTTTGCATGTTCTACTAAAATATCCATTCCTATTTTATTTGTATTATCATAACCAAGAACATATTTTGCCATAGTATCTCCAACATTTATTATTTCTATTCCTGCTTTTTCAGCAATATTTGCCATAGGATAATCATATAAAGCTGTTCTTGATAATTTCTCTCCATTTTTTACTTTTTCTAAAATATAGTTTAAATCTACTTTTTTCATTTGAAACACCTCCATACTTAGTATACTATAATTTAAAATATTTATATAATGAAATTAATTTATAAGTGTAATAAGAAAAAGTTATAATAAAAAAGAGTTGTTATGAAATTATTTCATAACAACTCTCATTTTAAAAAATTAATTATTCTTCTTCTTTTTCTTCAGTATAGTCTAGTGCTGCCATTCTCTTATATTGTCTCCATCTCTTTTGAGCTTCTTTTTTATTTGATTCAAATAAAACTTTTGCTTCTTCAGGATTAGATTTTGTTAGAGTTTGGTATCTTACTTCCCCAGTTAGATATTCTTCATATTTTTCCCATTTAGGTTCTTTAGAATCTAATTGTAAAGGATTCTTTCCTAATTTTTCTAATGAAGGATTGTATCTGAATATTGGCCAGTATCCACATTCAGTAGCTAACTTCATTTCAGTTTGAGATTGTGACATACCTTTCTTGATACCGTGGTTGATACAAGGTGAGTATGCAATTATTATTGAAGGTCCTTGGTGAGCTTCAGCTTCTTTAACAGCTTTTATAAATTGTTGTTGGTTAGCTCCCATAGAAACTTGAGCAACATAGATATGTCCATAAGACATTGCTATTGCAGCTAGGTCTTTTTTCTTAACTGGTTTTCCTGATGCAGCAAATTTTGCAACTGCTCCAGTAGGTGTAGCTTTAGAAGCTTGTCCTCCAGTATTTGAGTAAACTTCTGTATCCATTACTAAAATATTTACATCTTCATTAGATGCAAGTACATGGTCAAGTCCACCATAACCAATATCGTAAGCCCATCCGTCTCCACCAATTATCCATTGAGATTTTTTAACTAGATATTGTTTTAAATCTAAGATTTCTTTAGCAAATTCAGTATTTAAAGCTTCTAATTTTGGAACAAGGATATCTCTGATTTCTCTAGTTCTTACAGAATATTGTCTGTTTGCTATCCAATCTTTGAATAAAGTAGCTGTTTCTTCATCAACTTTATCCATATTTTCTTCCATAGTATGTTGAATTCTAGATCTTAGAGCTTCAACTCCTATATGCATACCAAATCCATATTCAGCATTATCTTCAAATAGAGATGAAGCCCAAGAAGGTCCTTCTCCATTTTCATTTGTTGTATATGGAGTTGCAGGAGCTGAACCTGAATAGATTGAAGAACATCCAGTAGCGTTAGCAACCATCATTCTATCTCCATATAGTTGAGTTATCAATTTAATGTAAGGAGTTTCTCCACATCCTGGACAAGCACCATGGAATTCAAATAGTGGTTGAGAGAATTGAGAACCTTTTACAGTATCAACTGGCATTAAGTCACTTCTGTATTTTACATTGTTAAATAGATAATCAGCTTTAATATCTTCTTTATCATTTAATGAATCAGCTATTGGCATCATATCAAGAGCTTTTGCTGGACAAACGTGAGCACAAGATCCACAACCAACACAATCAAGTGTAGAAACTTGTATTCTATATGCTAGTCCATCTAAACCTTTTCCTGTAGGTTTCTTAGTAGCTAATTCAACTGGAGAAGCTTTTAATTCTTCTTCGTTTATTAAGAAAGGTCTGATAACAGCATGTGGACATACATAAGAACATTGGTTACATTGAATACATTTATCTATATTCCATATAGGTACATCAACAGCAACTCCTCTCTTTTCAAAAGCAGAAGTACCATTTTCAAAAGTACCATCTTCATATCCTAAGAATGCTGATACAGGTAAATCATATCCTTTAATAGCATTTACAGGTTTAGCTATTTTTTCTACGAAATTTTCAAGAGTTGAACAACATCCACCACAACCTGCAGTTTCTTTTGGTTCATTTAAAGGTGTTACTTCAAGATTAGCCCAAGCTGGATCTACTTCTATTTCAACTATATCATTAGCTCCTCTATCTATTGCATTGTAGTTAAGTTGAACGATTTCGTCTCCTTTTTTAGCATAAGACTTTTTAGCATAATCTTTCATATATTGTTGAGCTTCTTCAAATGGAATAATTTCAGCCAATTTAAAGAAAGCAGCTTGCATTATTGTATTTGTTCTTTGTCCTAATCCAATTTCATGTGCAAGAGCAGTAGCATTTATAATAAATAATCTTGCTTTATTTTTAGCTAAATCTCTTTTTACATTATTAGGAATATGTTCTAAAGCTTCTTCTTTAGTCCATACACAGTTAAGTAGGAATTTTCCTCCTTCTTTTAATCCAGAAGTCATATCATATTGATGTAGATATGCTGGTACTGAACAAGCAACAAATGTTGGTTTAGATACTAAGTAAGTTGATCTAATAGGTTTTTTACCAAATCTTAAGTGAGATCTAGTAACTCCTCCTGATTTTTTAGAGTCATATGCAAAGTATCCTTGAGCATATAAATCAGTTTTATCCCCTATAATTTTGATAGAGTTTTTATTTGCTCCAACTGTTCCGTCTGCTCCTAATCCATAGAATAGACAAGCTTTTGTAGAAGGATCTGCAAGAGCTATTGCTGGTCCTACTTCAAGTGAAGTATGAGTAACATCATCAACTATACCAACTGTGAAAGCATCTTTTGGTTCATCTTTCTTTAAGTTTTCAAATACAGCTAAGATTTGAGCAGGAGTTGTATCTTTTGAAGATAATCCATATCTTCCACCAACTATTAATGGAGCATTTTCTTTATTGTAGAATAATGCTTTAATATCTAGTAATAAAGGTTCTCCTAATGAACCAGGTTCTTTAGTTCTATCTAAAACTGAAATTCTTTTTACAGTTTTTGGTAAAACATCAAAGAAATATTTAGCAGAGAAAGGTCTAAATAAGTGAACAGAGATTAAACCTACTTTTTCTCCTTTTTCTACTAAGTAATCTATAACTTCTTGAGCAGCTTCACAAACTGATCCCATAGCAATTATAATTCTTTCAGCATCTGGAGCACCATAGTAGTTAAATGGTTTGTATTCTCTTCCAGTTATTTTAGAAATTTCTTTCATATAGTCTGCAACTATATCAGGAACTGCATCATAGAATTTGTTTTGTACTTCTCTTGCTTGGAAGTAAATATCGTCATTTTGAGCAGTACCTCTTGTTACTGGATGTTCAGGATTTAAAGCTCTTTTTCTGAATTCTTCTAAAGCTTTCCAATCTACTAATTTTTTTAAATCATCATATTCCATAACTTCAACTTTTTGAATTTCATGAGAAGTTCTGAATCCATCAAAGAAGTGTAAGAAAGGAACTCTAGATTTTAAAGCAGCTAAGTGAGCTACTCCTGCTAAGTCCATAACTTCTTGTACAGAGTTTGTAGCAAGCATTGCAAAACCTGTTTGTCTTGCAGCATAGATATCTTGGTGGTCACCAAAGATAGATAATGCTTGAGCAGATAAAGATCTTGCAGATACATGTATAACACCTGGTAATAATTCTCCAGCTATTTTATACATGTTAGGAATTTTTAAAAGTAATCCTTGAGAAGCTGTATAAGTTGTTGTTAAAGCTCCAGCTTGTAAAGAACCATGAACAGTTCCAGCAGCTCCTCCTTCTGATTGCATTTCAACTAATTTTACAGGTACACCAAAAATATTTTTCATTCCTTTAGCAGCCCATTCATCAGTATATTCAGCCATTGGAGAAGATGGTGTTATAGGATAAATCCCAGCCACTTCTGTAAAAGCATATGACGCATAAGCGGCAGCTTGGTTACCGTCCATAGTTTGCATTTTCTTTGCCATATAGTTTCCTCCTAATTTCTAATTGTTTAATTTCTATTATTTCACTAATATTAATTTTGTATTGTTTGTTTAATTTCCTAATTTCTTAATTATATTCTTATTTTGCTAATCTAAAAGTATCTCTTGCTATAACTAATTCTTCGTTTGTAGGTATTTTATATACTAAAACTTTTGAGCTATCTTTAGATAATTTTACATTTCCTTTTTTTCTAACTGAGTTGATTTCTTTATCTAATTCAACACCTAAAAATTCTAATCCTTCTAATGCTTTTTCTCTAGTCATAGAAGAATTTTCTCCAATTCCTCCTGTAAAGCAAATAGCATCTACTCCACCCATAACAGCAGCATAAGCTCCTATATATGATCTTAATCTATGCATAGAAACACTTTCAGCAAGTATTGCTCTTTCATCTCCTTCTTTAACTGCATTTTCCATATCTCTACAGTCAGAAGACTTTCCAAATAATCCAAGAATTCCTGATTTTTTATTCATTCTGTCATCCATTTGGGCATCTGTAAGCCCTCTTTTATTTTTAACAAATAGTACAGCTGCTGGATCTATGTCTCCACATCTTGTTCCCATCATTAAACCTTGTAAAGGAGTTAATCCCATTGAAGTATCAATTGATTTTCCATCTTTAACAGCAGTTATTGATGCTCCGTTTCCTAAGTGACAAACTATTATTTTTGAATGTTCAGGATTTCCCATAATTTCTCTCATGATTCCAGAAACATATAAGTGAGATGTTCCGTGGAAACCATATTTTCTAACTTTTAATTCTTTATAGTCTTCATATGGTAATGGATAAATAAATGCTTCTGGTTTCATAGTTTGGTGGAAAGCAGTATCAAATACAGCTACATTTTTCTTACCAGGCATAAGCTCCATACAAGTTCTTATTCCCATTAAGTTTGCAGGGTTATGTAAAGGTGCAAGATCGTTATTTGCTTCTATAGCTTTTAGAACTTCATCATTTATTAATACAGATTGTGCAAATTCTTCTCCACCATGAACAACTCTGTGTCCTAATGCATCAACTTCATCAACTGAAGCAATAACTCCAATTTCTTTATCTGTTAAATGAGACATTACTAATTCTAGTGCTTCTTTGTGGCTAGGCATAGGAGCTTCTAATTTTTTTTCAAAATCTTTGGCAGGAACTTCATATTCCATTTTAGAACCATCTATTCCAATTCTTTCACAAAGTCCTTTTGCGAAAACTTCTTCAGTTTCAGGATTTATTAATTGGTACTTAAGTGAAGAGCTTCCACAATTTATTACTAGTATTTTCATTTATATTTCCTCCGTTATTCTATATTATTTTTTAAATATTCAACATATTTTTTAGCGTTTTCTTCAATTTCTGTTTCTGATATTTTACCAGGCATTACTCCATGAACTGAAAATATAGGAATATTTTTAGCATTTAAATAGTCTATACTTAATACAAAAGGAGCTAAAATACCTTCAAGTTTACCTTCATATACTTCTTTTGGTGCACCTGTAGTAACAGCTAATCCTATCTTTTTATTAGCTAAAATTTTATCTTCACTTTCAGTAAAATGTGCTGCCATAAAGACTGTATCTATCCATTCTTTTAAAAGAGATGGACAATTGAACCATTGTATAGGAAATTGTAAAATTAAAGTTCCTGTTTCTTTTAATAAAGTCAATTCTTTTTCTAAATTGATTTTTCCATTTGGATACTCTTTATAGATATCATGTACTATAATATCTGTATTTTTTTCTACTTCTTCTTTTAATTTTTTATTAGCCATAGATCTTGTTAAATCAGGATGAGCTAATACAATTAAAGTTTTTTTCATTATAAATCCTTTCTAATTAGCACTCAGTACAAGCTTGAGCAGATGTAATAGCTGTTAATACAACTATATCTTCAACTGAGCAACCTCTTGATAAATCATTTACTGGAGCATTTAAACCTTGAATGATAGGTCCATAAGCATTAGCACCAGCAAGTCTTTGAACTAATTTGTAACCAATGTTTCCAGCAGATAGTGTAGGGAAGATCAATACATTAGCATTTCCAGATACATCTGATAGAGGAGCTTTGATTTCTCCTACAGATTTAACTAAAGCAGCATCTGCTTGTAATTCGTCATCAAATCTGAATGAAACTTTTCTTTCTCTTAAAATACGTCCAGCTTCAATTACTCTATCAACACATTCATGTTTAGCAGAACCTTTAGTAGAGAAAGTCATTAATGCAACTCTAGGATTTATTCCAGCAATTTTAACAGCTGTTTCTGCTGCTGAAGTAGCTATATCAGCTAATTGTTCTGATGTTGGGAATGGGATAACAGAACAGTCTCCAAATACTAAAATGCTTCCAAATAAATCTTTGAATTGAGATAATTCCATAATGAAAACAGATGAAACTGTTTTAACTCCAGGTTGAGTACCAATAACTTGAATAGCAGCTCTTAAAACATTAGCAGTTGGTGATGCAGAACCAGATACCATTCCATCAGCATCTCCCATTTTAATAAGCATAGCTCCAAAGAAGTTAGGATCATTTAATAAAATCTTTTTAGCTTCTTCAGGAGTCATTCCTTTTTTAGCTCTTAATTCTACTAATTTATTAACATAGTCATTCATTCTTTCAAAATTATAAGGGTCTACAATTTTTGCTCCACTTAATGAAACTTCATATGCTTTTGCACTGTTCATTATAGCTTCTTGATTTCCAACAAGAACAACTTGTGCTAATCCTTCTTTTAAAATTAAAGAAGCAGCTCTTATTACTCTTTCATCACTTGTTTCTGGTAAAACTATTCTTCTGTTTGCTTGTAAGGCTTTTTTTCTAACTTGCCCTAAAAAACTCATTATAATCACTCCCTATTAGTTAAATTGGTAGATAAATTTTCAAAATTTATCTTTCAAAATTATTAAGTATATATTAACACTGATTAGCTTTAAATGCAATATTTTTATTCTAAAATTTCTTACAAATTTTAATTTTTAGTTTACAATATTAATTTATACTTAACAGATTTGAAAAAACTTGACTTTAACAAATTCAATGAGATAAAATTATTAACTGTTAGTAAACTAAGAAAGGAAAATAAAAAAATGATATATAAATTAAATTTATTAGGTTTTTTGTTAATAGTAGTCGCTTTTTTCTTAGGAATTAAGTTGCCAGATTGGGATTTTAAATTAAAATTAAGGCATAGAAACATATTGACTCACAGTCCATTTGTTACAATAGTACTCATTGCCTTATATGAGATAGATACAAGTTACTTTTTTAAATATTTTATAGTAGGTTTTTCTAGTGCGATAGCAATACATATGCTTTTTGATCTTTTTCCAAGAAAATGGCATGGAGGAGCATTGTTAAAAATACCTTTTAATAGAATAACTTGTTCAAAAGAAACTACAAAACTTTTTTTCATAGCAACAAGCTTAGTAAGCGTTTTCCTAGCTATTTTCTATATGACAGATATAAAAGAGTATTATTTTGTATTAATCTTCTCAGTCCTTATATTTATAAAGAAAAGAAAATATGAAAATGCAACTATTAAACCAGCAATAATATTTACTTTTTTATATTTAATTCTAGGAATTTTAAAATTTGAAGTCTTATTTACAATGTTAAGAAAAATTTTTTAAAAGAGGGAAACCTCTTTTTTTATATAAATATTATAAATTTTATATAAAAATATAAAATAAAATTTCGATACATTTTACTACTATCAAAAAAAATTAAAAAGTATTAAAAAAATCATTTATATCATTGACTAAATGTGAAAAATAAAGTATACTAGACTAAGATAAATTTTTTTAATTTTTACTAAATGCAAAGGGGGAATTATGAAGATTAAATATTTATTAGCTTCAATGTTAGTACTTGGATCATTATCTTATTCAGCAGAGGTAACAGATACAGTAGCTCAAGAGGTAATAACTGAAGTAA from Fusobacterium pseudoperiodonticum carries:
- a CDS encoding 3-methyl-2-oxobutanoate hydroxymethyltransferase, whose amino-acid sequence is MKKVDLNYILEKVKNGEKLSRTALYDYPMANIAEKAGIEIINVGDTMAKYVLGYDNTNKIGMDILVEHAKAVRKGAPNAFVMGDMPFLSYRNIDVAIKNAGRFIVEADVDAVKLEGGLEIIPIIKALVDAGIPVIGHTGFSLQSRQIGLGKTDEEKAKDFLKICREMEKAGVIAIVYTEVPLEVAKQNYEEATVPIFAAGCGEYTDSPMMNFYELLGFTEKRRKFAKAYDNLLEKSIEATKKFVEDVKRGEIK
- a CDS encoding NAD(P)H-dependent oxidoreductase, coding for MKKTLIVLAHPDLTRSMANKKLKEEVEKNTDIIVHDIYKEYPNGKINLEKELTLLKETGTLILQFPIQWFNCPSLLKEWIDTVFMAAHFTESEDKILANKKIGLAVTTGAPKEVYEGKLEGILAPFVLSIDYLNAKNIPIFSVHGVMPGKISETEIEENAKKYVEYLKNNIE
- the nifJ gene encoding pyruvate:ferredoxin (flavodoxin) oxidoreductase, encoding MAKKMQTMDGNQAAAYASYAFTEVAGIYPITPSSPMAEYTDEWAAKGMKNIFGVPVKLVEMQSEGGAAGTVHGSLQAGALTTTYTASQGLLLKIPNMYKIAGELLPGVIHVSARSLSAQALSIFGDHQDIYAARQTGFAMLATNSVQEVMDLAGVAHLAALKSRVPFLHFFDGFRTSHEIQKVEVMEYDDLKKLVDWKALEEFRKRALNPEHPVTRGTAQNDDIYFQAREVQNKFYDAVPDIVADYMKEISKITGREYKPFNYYGAPDAERIIIAMGSVCEAAQEVIDYLVEKGEKVGLISVHLFRPFSAKYFFDVLPKTVKRISVLDRTKEPGSLGEPLLLDIKALFYNKENAPLIVGGRYGLSSKDTTPAQILAVFENLKKDEPKDAFTVGIVDDVTHTSLEVGPAIALADPSTKACLFYGLGADGTVGANKNSIKIIGDKTDLYAQGYFAYDSKKSGGVTRSHLRFGKKPIRSTYLVSKPTFVACSVPAYLHQYDMTSGLKEGGKFLLNCVWTKEEALEHIPNNVKRDLAKNKARLFIINATALAHEIGLGQRTNTIMQAAFFKLAEIIPFEEAQQYMKDYAKKSYAKKGDEIVQLNYNAIDRGANDIVEIEVDPAWANLEVTPLNEPKETAGCGGCCSTLENFVEKIAKPVNAIKGYDLPVSAFLGYEDGTFENGTSAFEKRGVAVDVPIWNIDKCIQCNQCSYVCPHAVIRPFLINEEELKASPVELATKKPTGKGLDGLAYRIQVSTLDCVGCGSCAHVCPAKALDMMPIADSLNDKEDIKADYLFNNVKYRSDLMPVDTVKGSQFSQPLFEFHGACPGCGETPYIKLITQLYGDRMMVANATGCSSIYSGSAPATPYTTNENGEGPSWASSLFEDNAEYGFGMHIGVEALRSRIQHTMEENMDKVDEETATLFKDWIANRQYSVRTREIRDILVPKLEALNTEFAKEILDLKQYLVKKSQWIIGGDGWAYDIGYGGLDHVLASNEDVNILVMDTEVYSNTGGQASKATPTGAVAKFAASGKPVKKKDLAAIAMSYGHIYVAQVSMGANQQQFIKAVKEAEAHQGPSIIIAYSPCINHGIKKGMSQSQTEMKLATECGYWPIFRYNPSLEKLGKNPLQLDSKEPKWEKYEEYLTGEVRYQTLTKSNPEEAKVLFESNKKEAQKRWRQYKRMAALDYTEEKEEE
- the pta gene encoding phosphate acetyltransferase, producing MSFLGQVRKKALQANRRIVLPETSDERVIRAASLILKEGLAQVVLVGNQEAIMNSAKAYEVSLSGAKIVDPYNFERMNDYVNKLVELRAKKGMTPEEAKKILLNDPNFFGAMLIKMGDADGMVSGSASPTANVLRAAIQVIGTQPGVKTVSSVFIMELSQFKDLFGSILVFGDCSVIPFPTSEQLADIATSAAETAVKIAGINPRVALMTFSTKGSAKHECVDRVIEAGRILRERKVSFRFDDELQADAALVKSVGEIKAPLSDVSGNANVLIFPTLSAGNIGYKLVQRLAGANAYGPIIQGLNAPVNDLSRGCSVEDIVVLTAITSAQACTEC
- a CDS encoding acetate/propionate family kinase, giving the protein MKILVINCGSSSLKYQLINPETEEVFAKGLCERIGIDGSKMEYEVPAKDFEKKLEAPMPSHKEALELVMSHLTDKEIGVIASVDEVDALGHRVVHGGEEFAQSVLINDEVLKAIEANNDLAPLHNPANLMGIRTCMELMPGKKNVAVFDTAFHQTMKPEAFIYPLPYEDYKELKVRKYGFHGTSHLYVSGIMREIMGNPEHSKIIVCHLGNGASITAVKDGKSIDTSMGLTPLQGLMMGTRCGDIDPAAVLFVKNKRGLTDAQMDDRMNKKSGILGLFGKSSDCRDMENAVKEGDERAILAESVSMHRLRSYIGAYAAVMGGVDAICFTGGIGENSSMTREKALEGLEFLGVELDKEINSVRKKGNVKLSKDSSKVLVYKIPTNEELVIARDTFRLAK